Genomic segment of Drosophila biarmipes strain raj3 chromosome 2L, RU_DBia_V1.1, whole genome shotgun sequence:
tttgtattttattcaaaatgttCAAGGCGGTCACTCTGAATAGTCGATTCCAAGTGAAAATGGTCTATCGATTATATTCTGGGCCATCTCTAATTGCTGGTTGCCGCGTTAATTCAAAttactttcattttattttcccaaaataacaaaaatatgcaGCTGAGTTCGAAGTCCTCTATTAACTCATTAGAAAGCTTTATTGTGTATTTAAATTCTGTTGCTAAACCAGGCAAAAAGTTGTCAATTACACCTAAATCAGATGTTTGtgctttattatttagttattaaaaaccaattaagcATTGTTGGGCTAATACTAAGGTAAACAAAAACTGTATTATAATGGGCCTgcattgaataaaatatttagtgcATTCGAGCTGATAGCAGCCATGAGGTTTCTCCTGTGGACCTGGGTCCTTTTGATTGGCGAGTCCCACGAGTACGTGCGCCTCACCAATCTCAAGTGCGAGAGCTTTGACAAGAGCTACATGGACTTCCCCGAGTGCCGACTGAAGGTCCTCGGAAGGGGCATTATAGCCGCCAACGTGCATGTGAAAGTCCTGAAGTTACCACTGAACCGGATGGTAACCAGATTTGCCACCTATCGGAAACTCAACGGCTACCACCCGTTTCTATTCAATGTTTCCAAAGAGCTCTGTTGGTCACTGAAGCACCCAAATCGCCTGGATGTCTTCTACTGGTTCTACACCGCTTTTATGCCGTACTCCAACCTGAATCATACTTGTCCCTTCAATGTGAGTAGTTTTAACCTTGTTGATCTCTAgttcttgttttaaataatgtaCACGATTTAGAATGATATTTACGTGAGGAACTGCACCTTGAACGATGGCATGTTTGTGAAGGTTCCATTGCCAAAGGGAACCTACAAGCTCACACTCAATATGGACGACGGCAACGAGACGTGGGTTTCCATTATATCAATATACTTTGATATTGATGTGGACTAAACAGCGAAACTATACTATACAATTATTCTAAGACTTGTGATGGTTAATCTATAAGATGTGACGTACTATGATAATgggttaaatttaatttacaataaaAAGAACGTCGTATAAACTTAATGCaatagatttaaaatattttctgtatGAAGTACCTTTTCTACTACTGTCCTTATTCACGCGGGAACTCAAAtgggttttctttttaagGCCTTTAAAGTTGTATTTTAAAGGAATCTCTTCAGTATATCAGCATTAGTTTTCAAgctatctatatatatttaaaaaactaacCATTTTCTTTATGTTTTTACGTTTGAATATTTCCCAAGACCTTTAAAATTCGATAGAAAAGAGTTCGGAATTTCAGTGCTGGAAAGCGAGGCGTCAGTTTGAACTGTCAGAAGGCGAAAGTGGATTTTCTACTATATTTTGCTTaattaacacaaaaaataaaatattgcgtgtccattaaaacaaaaagagagaaggaaaatctaaaaattaaaacagctCGTAAGAAAaccattaaattaaaatacaaatatttcctcaaaattgtatttaattttattgaaatttgtaattttttttaatgctgAGCTCACTACAACCTAAGAGTTTCAAATCTCGATATAAAACCACACTCAAGCTCTACTCTACTACCACAAAACCACTGCTTTCAAAAGCACTGCCGCGTTATCAGCGGCATGGCGTTATCACCGGCGTTTGCAAAGGCAGAAAACCGGTGGCGTGTCTCCGTTTTATCAATAGTTAATgtttattgaaattatttctCTTGGGTTTAGGTGGTCAGAGTAGGCGCCTCCGCGGTCGGGCAGCAGATACAAAATGTGTTCTCGCGTGTCTCGTGTCTTTACAATGTGTATAAGAATATGAAGGGGTGTGTGAGGTGTGCTCGGGCTCGCTGGGCAGCTCCGGCGGCAGTTAGCAGAACTTCCACCGGTTGCCGCACTCGTTGCACATGACGAAGGTGGTCATGGGCTCGTCGGCGGAGCGGGTCTGCAGCTGGTTGTAGGTGCAGTTGCGCTTCTTGCACTTGGCGCACTTGAGGAGATCGGTCTTGGTGCCCTGCACGGTGGCCAGCTGGGCGTCGTTGATGGCCTCCTTGACGAACTTCTCGCGCAGCTTCTTCATCTCGTCGCTGGCCATCTCCTCGGGCGTCATCTTGGCCAGCTGCTTGGCAGTCACGGCGCCGCACATGAAGTTGCCCCGCAGGCCGGGGTTCTTCGGGTCCTTCAGGTTGGCCACGCGCGACCTGATGCGGTTCTTGTACTTCATGTCGGTGTTCTTGAACTCCGAGTAGATGGCGTCCTCCAGCTCGGCGGCCATCTCCTCGGGCTCCCCGCACCCCTCGGGCACTTCGCCGATCTTCAGGGCGGCCGCCAGCATCTCGCGGCACTTGATGCGCACCGCATCCGTCATGCCGCCGGAGGGAAACGATGACTgtgaggaggacgaggaggccTTCTTCTCCTTGTCCTTGGAggagctgctgccgccgccgctgctggaCTTGTCCTTGCCCGAGgccgacgacgaggacgactTGGCGGCGCTCGAGGACTTGGCGGCACTGCTGTTGTTGGAGGAGCCCTCCTTGGCGGAGCTGTGGTTGGGCGTCGTGGGCGCCGGGCTGGCCAGGAAGCGCTTCCAGTTCTTGATCAGGGTCTTGGCCAGGGCGATCACCTCGTCGTCCTTGCTGCTCTTGCGCAGCTCGTTCACCGTCATGCCGATCCGCGTCTTGGTCAGGATGTCCAGGTTGATGTTCAGCGTCTGCAGGGCCTTCAGCAGGTCCAGGGCCTGCTCCTGTCCCTGTTCAATGGATAGCGTGATATAATGCCTGGCTGGCCCACCTGGTTAACCCCCAACTCACTGTCCCGTCGCTGGCCATCGAAATCTTGCTCATCTTCTTCTGGATCCGAAACACTTCCTCCTCCACGCTCATGTTGGGCAGCTGTATCTCTGGGGGCAGAGGTTAGGTTAGCTGTCGTCGGCAATCGGCTGTGTTGTTTACTCTGCTGGTGTCACCGTCTGCGGGTGGCCAGCGAGCTATTACCTCTTTTCCCTCCAATAAAAGTTGTTTACTATTTTTTTCGTTTCTGTATTCGCAGAACGAGTTGGGAGAATAGCCCTAACGCGTTTTGGTGGGACCGCACGGAGGCTTGTCGGGAAATACCAGCCGGACGGCGGCCCTTCCAGCATATTTTAACAGCGTTGGAAATCGCTGGAAAGCAGCGCCACTGTGGCGGAAAGGGGAACTGGTTCGGGAAAGAGGAGCGCCGTTGGGATTTCTGGCATGTTGTCCCGGATTTGGCGGGGCTTGTGGGCCTGGGAAACTGGGAGTGAGTTGTGAATATTCCGGACtggttaattaaaaaaacatctCTACTAAAAAAACAGACTGGCGAAACAAGTGTTTCGGCGGAGTCGCCGCGCCGCTGCTAGATTTTAATGCATCTCAACAGCgctgttaaaatttaaaaagtgtttagAGAGACCAGACCGAAAGAAGAGGAAAACACCGAATTTTAGTGTTGTCGTTTGCGAAAATCCCCGATTTTAGTTTTCCTTTTTGCGCCCTGCTCCTCGTTTTCCTTCCttcttttcttcttcttttcgtTTTGCGTTTGCGCGGAGTGCTTTCTTGCCGTTTAATTTGTgaaataacttaaaataacTTCAAAGTGGTTCTAAAATAAAGGGATCTCGCAGGAATCTCGCGGAAGTACAAGGTAAGCGTGGGGAACTTCAGTTTgctattatttttagaaattcgGAGACGAAATTCGTTTCTAaggaaaaaaagttaaaaagttGTGTGGAAAGATTGCAATCCCATTAAAAGTTgtaattgcttaattaaaagtgtcAAAAATGTGTTTCTTCTTGATATTTTAAGGATATTAGGTAAAAACTAGACCATTTAATGTTCTCTTCTGGGTATTAGGCCCAATAAAAAAGGATTGTTAGCCTTCAGGcacataaaaatcaaaatgccTTTAAAAGTAGCTTATAATTTCCATTAagaattttccatttcccagaAAAATCTTTGCAAGTTTCTTTTGAGTCCATTCGTTTGGCGTCCATTTTTCGCTTTCCTTTTTCTAGTCACCGTTATGTTTATGGTTGTCGAAGCGCCAAATTATCTGAGGCACGCTTTCGAACAAGTTGGCAGTCCCAAAGTTTTCCTATTccttttgaattaaattctacTTTATCTTCGCTGGCAAAAAGAAAATCCAAACgtgaaaatgtataaatgtttaatttcagAATCTATTTGTGAaaaatcatatcatatcatatacccaataggtataaaaataagacaaCAAAAGTGGTAGGGATAAAAtgaattgttttaaaatttatcagttgatcaagaatatgcTGTTTAAAATTACTAAGAACGTTAGAGATTGTTATTTAGTTTAAGTTTTTTAGCAATTCGTTGGTGAAGATAAAATCGTGTTTAATTTGAGAATCCATTTATGAAAAGTATTTACTTAGGAGGTATACAAATTACACAAAAAGTAGTggtaataataaatgtttctTTGAAGTTCTACTTATTGTgctaaaaatacagaaaatgcTGTTTAAAATTCCCCTAAAAGATGCCGACTgtaatttactttaaatataaaaacagatCATCTAGATTAAAGCGCGCCTTTTGAGTTCTCGAAATTTCTCTTGTTTTTACTTCACTAATTCTCCAAATTTGTTGGGCCTACGTCCTTAATTTTCATCATTTTtctctttaattttaatttttacatataatttttttttgctttggctTGTGATTTTGTTTAGTACAACGTATTTGTTATATTGTTAAAAACTCGAAacttcttttatttctttttgtcCTTTGTTATTCTCCTTTTTTGGCATTCTGACGTTGATTTTCATCTgttttagttgttgttttcTTTCAGTGCTTTTTTCTTTGGCGTGTAATTCATTCTTCTTTTTAGTACAAGGTATATTACTACGTTAAAAGCATATTAGTacgttaaaaaatgtattcttaGAAAAGCATTCTCTTAGAAAAAACGTattcaaagaaatataaaacaaaaaatagtgGATCTTTACTAGATATTCCAAAACGGTTTCTATATTTGCGCCAATTTTCGCTTCCCGCCGTTTTCCTGTGcctttaattttctatttttttcctttacttatttttataacttttacatttctaaattaatttcaattttaaacagCAGAAATGCTGCAATGTAATAATGCTACATTGGTCTccaatgaaatttaaaaggCTCAGAATGTTTCCCAAACCTTAGGACTCCTACCACTCGCTTCAAATTACACACCCCGAGAATTATAGTTTTCCACTCTTGCTCTTCGGCCCAATTCCCATTAAATCCCCAATTCCAAGtgctttttgtttctttattttatcaaataaattttctgGTTTTATGTTTAAACGAGTTGCTCAACATTTGGTTGCTGTTGAATGGTTTGTTTCTTTGGGTcaaaatacaatacaatatttcaaaaaatgtcgTATTCATCTACGGGTTCCTTCCCTTCCTTACTTCGCTGCTActcttttgttttgtgtgttttgttcGCCGTCATAAAATTGAGTTTACCAAGTACGAATATATATCTCCTATAATTTATACAGTTTCTAGTTAATAGAAGCAAACGATCTTACAGGGATCTTCGTACTATCGTTCCTAGGAGTGGTTCCTATCATCTGGCTTCCTCCGGCCTCCGCCAACTGTAAATCTACTTATTAAGGGTTTATAATTTGCTCCAATAGTTAATcggtattttgttttatttctttaataatgcttaaattaatattgttttttttttgtatttcagtgtgtgtgtgttcagTTAGGtttgtataattaaaagtaGTATATATGACGCATAGGTTgctttataattattaaatttaaatgtttaattatagAACTTGCATCGAAGAAACACATTACAAAGGTTTTAACACTTACTACTCTTTCGGCTTGGGTTTCTCTTTCCAACTactgattttaatatttgcccacttgtttttctttattttaaataaaagttaacatagtaaaaataataaaacgtACATTTCGCTACGAAAATGTGAGTCGTAATAGAACAAAAAGTCATATGAGTAATGAAAATGCTTTACTGTTCTCGCGGCGAAAACAAACTATTGTAATGTAGTGTATTTTGCTTCTTTTATCGAAGAATTTGTCAGGCCGTGATGTtgcatattatatatttatctttAGCTTTCGTTTTATTCGCCTTGTTCACTGGTAGCGACTGCAATTGGTTTTCTCTTAGATAGGATGATTTTGATTAAGTGATTGgtaataacataaaaaaacaaCTTTACATCTGGATTTGGTTGATGCAATAAAACAATCTCTATGTCCGCCCATGCCGCTTTTTATATAGAAAATCTCGAAACGAATCTCGTCGACTGGTGAACAGACACTAGATGTAAAATCCCTAACGAGGATGACTTAGCCTGACTCTGACTAGTTCACACGAGGTCACTTGCTTGATCGCGATTTTATCGGGTAAAATCTGATTAGTTGGCCACGCATAAACTAAATTGCTTGTCGTGTGTTCTGGTCATATATTcaaatatgtttatataatttattatcaatttttgCTTAGCTTTGTTGGTTGgtatttttgttgcttttggcTTATATGGCGGCTACAATTGTTTCATCTTCGGTTCCCCTCTTGGTTTTGTTGTTAAAAAGTTTCTTGTCTGTGATATACGTAATTTATAAGATTTCATTTTGGTAACTTGCTGATCTCCTCTTCTCTATCCCATCAGTCACCAAAACTGCAGTTTGAGGAGCGACCTCCTGCCCGAATCCTCTCGTGACTTAAGCCAGCGTGGGGAACTGACGCTCATCGTTCACCTTGGGAGCCGTGTTCTGTTGTCGCTCGAAGCGCTTGTTCTGTCCTGGGCCGCTGTTGTTCTGATTGTTGTTCTGGTTGTTGCCCGGACCGCGACGCTCGATGGGCGGCCTCTGGTTCTGGGCGGACGGAGCACCGCCCTCGTTATTATGCTGCTCCTGCCGGCCAGACTGACCATCCCGTGGGCCACCGCGGTTTCCGCCCTCGCGGTTGTTTCCGCCTTCACGGTTGCCGCCCTCGCGGTTGCCTCCCTCGCTGCGTGGTCCGCCGAATCCGCCACCTGGTCGAGGACCTCCACGGCCACCACGTCCTCCGAAGCCTCCGGGTCCACCGCGACGACCGTCGTTGAAGTTGAACTGGATGTCCAGAACGCGCTGCTGCCGGCCCACGCGCTGAGGATACAGGGCGGGATCGTATTCGAGCTCCTCTTCGCTGTCGTTCTCCTTCTTTTTGTTGCTAGTCAAGACGACCATTTTCTTCCATTGTGTGGTGTCCTCGCCTGAAGGTAAAAGTATTGTTAGCTTTggtttttatgatttataaaGAGGGTTAGTCTGGTCATTTAGGATAATCATGTTTAATTATAGTAGATTTTAGAGAATAAAGTGGATTAGTCTGTCCCTTGAGAATAGGTTGTGAAATTTAACTTGCTGAATTTAGCTTAACATGAATATTATAGATAGCAATTGACTTCCTCATAGCTGTCATAATTGATTATCCCAAAACTGTAATAAAGGGAGACTACTCcagtttaaaaaatgtttaaattatatctAAATTCAAATGGTAAGCCATTGGTTTCCATTGCCCACACACCTTCTCCAGCCTTGCGGATGTTGAAGGTTGGCTTGATGCGTTGTCCCTGCTGTGCCTTCCACTCGTCCAGGGTCAGCTCCttggcctcctcctcggcgG
This window contains:
- the LOC108029053 gene encoding uncharacterized protein LOC108029053, giving the protein MRFLLWTWVLLIGESHEYVRLTNLKCESFDKSYMDFPECRLKVLGRGIIAANVHVKVLKLPLNRMVTRFATYRKLNGYHPFLFNVSKELCWSLKHPNRLDVFYWFYTAFMPYSNLNHTCPFNNDIYVRNCTLNDGMFVKVPLPKGTYKLTLNMDDGNETWVSIISIYFDIDVD
- the LOC108029282 gene encoding transcription elongation factor S-II; this translates as MSVEEEVFRIQKKMSKISMASDGTGQEQALDLLKALQTLNINLDILTKTRIGMTVNELRKSSKDDEVIALAKTLIKNWKRFLASPAPTTPNHSSAKEGSSNNSSAAKSSSAAKSSSSSASGKDKSSSGGGSSSSKDKEKKASSSSSQSSFPSGGMTDAVRIKCREMLAAALKIGEVPEGCGEPEEMAAELEDAIYSEFKNTDMKYKNRIRSRVANLKDPKNPGLRGNFMCGAVTAKQLAKMTPEEMASDEMKKLREKFVKEAINDAQLATVQGTKTDLLKCAKCKKRNCTYNQLQTRSADEPMTTFVMCNECGNRWKFC